Proteins from a genomic interval of Tenacibaculum sp. SZ-18:
- a CDS encoding zinc-dependent peptidase: protein MKSYFYFKVATFVISGLTIFANIFESIYVSIFNKPIFVHLYFRKKKLPRKKKEFLNDVAFYKNLSLQYQSYFEHRLVNFFRRYDFIVRDGFELTPEVKVLIASSYIKLTFGMRNYNCSTFNKILIYPTTYYSTITNKYHKGEFNPAMKMIVFSWEDFLLGEIVTNDNLNLGIHEFTHALTFHGKKSKDKSSKIFYRVFLELLKFMKNPANSTVIVRSNYFRDYANTNALEFLSVIMEHFFETPEDLKRNFPELFFKIEKMLNYKAILNQQLSQ, encoded by the coding sequence ATGTAAGTATTTTTAATAAACCAATTTTTGTTCATTTATATTTTAGAAAGAAAAAATTACCACGAAAAAAGAAGGAATTTTTAAATGATGTTGCCTTCTACAAGAATTTGTCACTACAGTATCAATCGTATTTTGAGCATCGACTTGTTAATTTTTTCAGAAGATATGATTTTATAGTAAGAGATGGTTTTGAATTAACTCCAGAAGTAAAAGTTTTAATTGCGTCCTCTTATATTAAGTTGACTTTTGGTATGAGGAATTATAATTGTTCTACTTTTAATAAAATATTGATTTATCCGACTACTTATTATTCAACGATAACAAATAAATATCATAAAGGAGAATTCAATCCAGCAATGAAAATGATAGTTTTCTCATGGGAAGATTTTCTATTGGGAGAAATAGTTACAAATGATAACTTAAATTTGGGTATTCATGAGTTTACGCATGCATTAACATTTCACGGAAAAAAGTCCAAGGATAAAAGTTCTAAGATATTTTACAGGGTTTTTCTTGAGCTTTTGAAGTTCATGAAAAACCCTGCCAATTCAACTGTAATAGTTAGATCGAATTATTTTCGAGATTATGCAAATACAAATGCATTAGAGTTTCTCTCAGTTATTATGGAGCACTTTTTTGAAACTCCTGAAGATTTAAAGAGAAATTTTCCTGAATTATTTTTTAAGATTGAAAAAATGCTTAATTACAAAGCGATTTTAAACCAGCAATTGTCTCAGTAG
- a CDS encoding sigma-70 family RNA polymerase sigma factor codes for MRQLKITKQVTNRETASLDKYLQEIGKVDLITADEEVELAQRIKAGDQRALEKLTKANLRFVVSVAKQYQNQGLTLPDLINEGNLGLIKAAKRFDETRGFKFISYAVWWIRQSILQALAEQSRIVRLPLNKIGSINKINKMYAFLEQENERPPSAEEIAKKLDMTVSDVKESMKNSGRHVSMDAPLIEGEDSNLYDVLNSGESPNPDKTLLHESLRIEINRALETLTPREADVVRLYFGLGEHQPMTLEEIGETFDLTRERVRQIKEKAIRRLKHTSRSKILMTYLG; via the coding sequence ATGAGACAACTTAAAATTACGAAACAGGTAACCAACAGAGAAACTGCCTCACTTGATAAATATTTACAGGAGATTGGAAAAGTAGACTTAATTACTGCTGATGAAGAAGTGGAGTTAGCTCAGCGTATTAAAGCTGGTGACCAAAGAGCTTTAGAAAAATTAACTAAAGCCAATTTACGTTTCGTAGTATCGGTTGCTAAACAATATCAGAATCAAGGATTAACATTACCTGATTTAATTAACGAAGGTAACCTAGGACTTATAAAAGCTGCAAAACGTTTCGATGAGACACGTGGTTTTAAATTTATTTCATACGCTGTATGGTGGATTCGTCAGTCTATTCTGCAGGCTTTAGCTGAACAATCTCGTATTGTTCGTTTACCTCTTAACAAAATTGGATCTATTAATAAGATCAATAAAATGTATGCTTTTTTAGAGCAAGAAAACGAAAGACCTCCAAGTGCAGAGGAAATTGCAAAAAAGTTAGACATGACTGTTAGTGATGTCAAAGAGTCAATGAAAAACTCTGGTCGTCACGTTTCCATGGATGCTCCTTTAATTGAAGGTGAAGACTCTAACTTATATGATGTTTTAAACTCAGGTGAATCACCTAATCCTGATAAAACTTTATTACACGAATCATTAAGGATTGAAATTAATAGAGCTTTAGAGACTTTAACACCTCGTGAAGCCGATGTTGTTAGATTATATTTTGGTTTAGGAGAACACCAACCAATGACATTAGAAGAAATTGGAGAAACTTTTGATTTAACTAGAGAAAGAGTTCGCCAAATTAAAGAAAAAGCAATCCGTAGATTAAAGCATACTTCTCGAAGTAAGATTTTAATGACTTACTTAGGTTAA
- the rpe gene encoding ribulose-phosphate 3-epimerase encodes MNKLIAPSILAADFGNLQRDVEMVNNSKADWFHIDIMDGVFVPNISFGMPVLKAISSHANKTIDVHLMIVDPDRYINTFADLGANILTVHYEACTHLHRTIQAIKAAGMKAGVALNPHTSISVLEDIIADLDLVCIMSVNPGFGGQSFIENTYKKVNQLKDLITISGSNTLIEIDGGVTNRNARQLTEAGADVLVAGSYVFKSENPTETIAGLKSLCN; translated from the coding sequence ATGAATAAACTTATTGCTCCTTCAATTTTAGCGGCTGATTTTGGAAATCTACAAAGAGATGTAGAAATGGTTAACAACAGTAAAGCTGATTGGTTCCACATAGATATTATGGATGGTGTTTTTGTACCTAATATATCATTTGGAATGCCAGTATTAAAAGCAATTTCATCGCATGCCAACAAAACCATTGATGTACATTTAATGATTGTTGATCCTGACAGATACATCAATACTTTTGCAGATTTGGGCGCAAATATTCTAACCGTTCATTATGAGGCTTGTACTCACTTACACAGAACTATTCAAGCAATTAAAGCAGCTGGAATGAAAGCTGGAGTTGCACTGAACCCTCACACATCTATTTCTGTTTTAGAAGATATTATAGCTGATTTGGATTTAGTTTGTATTATGAGTGTAAATCCTGGGTTTGGTGGACAATCATTCATTGAAAATACCTATAAAAAAGTAAATCAATTAAAAGATTTAATTACAATTTCAGGGTCAAATACTTTAATAGAAATTGACGGTGGAGTTACAAACAGAAACGCAAGACAATTAACAGAAGCTGGTGCAGATGTACTAGTAGCCGGAAGCTATGTTTTTAAAAGTGAAAATCCTACTGAGACAATTGCTGGTTTAAAATCGCTTTGTAATTAA